CGTAACAAGGTAGCCGTAGGGGAACCTGCGGCTGGATCACCTCCTTTCAAGGATATGCTCTGATATTTGGCTGGGCGACTGGCCTGGTTTGGAGCGTTCCGAATAAAGTCCTTCGTTGGATCAGCGAAGGCAAATGCCAGCGTGTCTGGCTTACCCTGGGTGGTGCCTTTGGCATCACGGGGCGCCGTCAACATATCCCTTCCTGCGATGAGAAACCCGTTTGGGCTAGTAGCTCAGTTGGTTAGAGCACACGCTTGATAAGCGTGGGGTCGGAGGTTCAAGTCCTCCCTGGCCCACCATTCTGGGCGCACCCTGGTTTGTGGGGTGGTTGTGCCTTTTGGGGGCGTAGCTCAGCTGGGAGAGCACCTGCTTTGCAAGCAGGGGGTCGTCGGTTCGATCCCGTCCGCCTCCACCATGGACCCTTGGGAGTGGTGTTGAGGCCGGCGGGCTGGAATGACGGAACATCGCAGGAGAGATTGAGGTTGGGTTGCATTGGCCTGACGACCGCGGCGCGGCGTTGGGCGGGTGGGACCCGATGGTTTGTTCTTTGTCAGTGTGAATAGGTTGGTGCGTCTGTGGACGTGTCGCGATCCCGGGTTGGTCTGACCCGTGGAGCGGTCCGGGGAACCGGAGTGCTCCGTGCTAAGGGATTGCGGCGAGAGCGTTCAGAGACGAGAGTAAAGAGTGTATTGTGCTGATGACTGCACTTTCTTATGTGCGGGGTTGTCCACGGTCTTTGTGTGGATGGTTCCTGTGCATGTGTGGTGAGTGAGCGCGATAAGGGCATTCGGTGGATGCCTTGGCACCAGGAGGCGATGAAAGACGTGGCACGCTGCGAAAAGCCATGGGGAGCCGCGAGCAGGCTTTGATCCGTGGATATCTGAATGGGGCAACCCACCCAGCGATGGGTATCGTGATCTGAATACATAGGGTCACGAGGCGAACCCGGGGAACTGAAACATCTCAGTACCTGGAGGAAAAGACATCAATTGAGATTCTGCTAGTAGTGGCGAGCGAACGCGGAACAGGCCAGTGGTTATTTTCGGACAAGCAGAGCGGAATGGAAAGTCCGGCCATAGTGGGTGATAGCCCCGTATGCGTAATGTCGAGAATGATCCTTGAGTAGGGCGGGACACGTGAAATCCTGTCTGAACATGGGGGGACCACCCTCCAAGCCTAAATACTCCCTGGTGACCGATAGTGAACAAGTACCGTGAGGGAAAGGTGAAAAGCACCCCGACGAGGGGAGTGAAAGAGACCTGAAACCGGATGCCTACAAGCAGTCGGAGCCTCTTATGGGGTGACGGCGTACCTTTTGTATAATGGGTCAGCGAGTTTCTGTTTGCAGCGAGCTTAAGCCGGTAGGTGTAGGCGCAGCGAAAGCGAGTCTGAATAGGGCGACGAGTTGCTGGCAGAAGACCCGAAACCGAGTGATCTAGCCATGGCCAGGCTGAAGGTGCGGTAACACGCACTGGAGGGCCGAACCCACGCCTGTTGAAAAAGTCGGGGATGAGCTGTGGCTAGGGGTGAAAGGCCAATCAAACTCGGAGATAGCTGGTTCTCCGCGAAATCTATTGAGGTAGATCGTCAGGTGTTGACCCCGGGGGGTAGAGCACTGGATGGGCTAGGGGGGCCCAAAGCCTTACCAAACCTAACCAAACTCCGAATACCCGGAAGTTTAGCTTGGCAGACAGACGGTGGGTGCTAAGGTCCATCGTCGAGAGGGAAACAGCCCAGACCACCAGCTAAGGCCCCTAAATCGTGGCTAAGTGGGAAAGGATGTGGGGATTCCAAAACAACCAGGAGGTTGGCTTAGAAGCAGCCATCCTTTAAAGAAAGCGTAATAGCTCACTGGTCTAATAGAAACCCTGCGCCGAAAATGTAACGGGGCTCAAGCCACGTGCCGAAGCTGTGGGTGCATACTTTGTATGCGCGGTAGCGGAGCGTTCCGTAGGTCTGTGAAGGAGACGGGGTGACCCTCTCTGGAGATATCGGAAGTGCGAATGCTGACATGAGTAGCGACAAACAGTGCGAGAAACACTGTCGCCGAAAGTCCAAGGGTTCCTGCGCAAGGTTAATCCGCGCAGGGTGAGCCGGCCCCTAAGGCGAGGGCGAAAGCCGTAGTCGATGGAAACCGGGTGAATATTCCCGGGCCTGCCAGAAGTGACGAATGCAATATGTTGTCGGGTCTTAACGGATTGATCCGGCTTTTGGCGCATTCCAGGAAATAGCTCTGGCATATAGACCGTACCCGAAACCGACACAGGTGGACTGGTAGAGCATACCAAGGCGCTTGAGAGAACGATGCTGAAGGAACTAGGCAAATTACTCGCGTAACTTCGGGATAAGCGAGACCCATCGTTGGGCAACCATCGGTGGGTGGCACAGACCAGGGGGTAGCGACTGTTTAGTAAAAACACAGGGCTGTGCGAAGTCGAGAGACGACGTATACGGCCTGACGCCTGCCCGGTGCCGGAAGGTTAAGAGGAGGTGTGCAAGCACTGAATTGAAGCCCCGGTAAACGGCGGCCGTAACTATAACGGTCCTAAGGTAGCGAAATTCCTTGTCGGGTAAGTTCCGACCTGCACGAATGGCGTAACGACTTCCCCGCTGTCTCCAGCATCGGCTCAGCGAAATTGAATTCCCCGTGAAGATGCGGGGTACCCGCGGTCAGACGGAAAGACCCTATGAACCTTTACTGCAGCTTTGCAGTGGCATCAGAGACATTCTGTGTAGGATAGGTGGGAGGCTTTGAACCCGGGGCGCCAGTTCCGGTGGAGCCATCCTTGAAATACCACCCTGACTGTTTCTGATGTCTAACCGAGACCAGTAAGCCTGGTCCGGGACCCTGCATGGTGGGCAGTTTGACTGGGGCGGTCGCCTCCCAAAGTGTAACGGAGGCGCGCGATGGTGGGCTCAGGTCGGTCGGACATCGACTGTTGAGTGCAATGGCATAAGCCCGCCTGACTGTGAGAGTGACAGCTCGATCAGAGACGAAAGTCGGCCATAGTGATCCGGTGGTCCCGCGTGGAAGGGCCATCGCTCAACGGATAAAAGGTACTCTAGGGATAACAGGCTGATCTCCCCCAAGAGTCCACATCGACGGGGAGGTTTGGCACCTCGATGTCGGCTCATCACATCCTGGGGCTGGAGCAGGTCCCAAGGGTTCGGCTGTTCGCCGATTAAAGTGGTACGTGAGCTGGGTTTAGAACGTCGTGAGACAGTTCGGTCCCTATCTGCCGTGGGTGTTGGAGACTTGAGAGGATTTGTCCCTAGTACGAGAGGACCGGGATGAACAGACCTCTGGTGCACCGGTTGTCGCGCCAGCGGCACAGCCGGGTAGCTAAGTCTGGACGGGATAATCGCTGAAAGCATCTAAGCGAGAAACCCACCTCAAAACCAGGTCTCCCCGAGGGCCGTGATAGACCATCACGTCGATAGGCCAGATGTGAAAGCGCAGCAATGCGTGCAGCTAACTGGTCCTAATCGCCCAACAGGCTCACTCACACCGCCTGCCCAGCAGGCAACACACATGCACAGCAATCATCCACACAACACACTCACCTCTCACCGCACCAACCTCACACGCCCAATAACACCCCACAGGGTGGACTGGACGACCTGGTGGCCATGGCGGGGATAGACCCACCCGATCCCATCCCGAACTCGGCCGTGAAATGCCCCAGCGCCTATGATACTGCGTCTCAAGACGCGGGAAAGTCGGTCGCCGCCAGGTCTTCCAGTCCACCCCTCACAACACACACACCACACCAGCGCGGGGTGGAGCAGCCCGGTAGCTCGTCAGGCTCATAACCTGAAGGTCACAGGTTCAAATCCTGTCCCCGCAACCAACGATACTTGCGATACGAACGCATCGAGAACGCCACTGTCCGGATGGGCCGTGGCGTTTTTCTTGTGCGCCGCGAACTGCAGGATCGCAGCCAGGTCGCCGCGCAGGACGATCGCCAGTTCGCCGTCGGCCGGTTGGAGCGTGATCTGCGAGACGAGCGTGCGCAGGCGCTCGGCCGCCTCGGTCTTCGTGTCTTCGGCCTGAAGACTCTCATAGAGAGACGCGATCCGCTGCTGGTAGATCTCCGCCATGTTCGGATGGAGAAGGGGAGGCGGCTCCTCAGTATTAGCAAGACGCTCTGTCACTTCGGCCTTGCGTGCTTCCAACCGCTTCATGTCGTCGACGATTGCCTGGATTGGTCCACCAGCCTTGAGCGCGGTTAGAAGTTTTGCCAGCTCCCGATCGATGCGGGGCAGTTCTGCCCGCATGGCGACAAGATCGGCACCGTGTTCCATCCGAAGCCTGTTCACCTCGCGGGTGAACTCGTTGCAGAATTCCTTGAACAGATCAGGTTCCATCAGGTGCGTGCGTAATCCGCTCAGGACTGATGCTTCCAGCGCGTCGCGACGGATGTTGAGCCGGTTATCGCATGTGCCCTTGTTGCGTGCTGTCGAGCAGCCGAGAAGATCTTTCGAGATCATGCTGTAGCCACCGCCACAGCAGCCGCAGCGGATGAGCCCGGCAAAGAGGTGGCGGGGACGCCGCCGCTCACTGAGGGCCTCATTTCCCCGTTCCGGCTGGCTGAAGGTTGTCTCAGCTTGGCGCGCCTTCACGGCATCCCACAGATCCTGCTCGACGATCCGCAACTCGGGCACCTCCTGGATCACCCATTCGGATTCAGGATTGAGGCGTGAGACGCGCTTGCCGGTATCGGGGTCTTTCAGATAGCGCAGCCGGTTCCACACCAGCTTGCCCACATACATCTCGTTGTTGAGGACGCCGGTGCCGCGTTCCCGATTGCCGTGAATGGTGGATGGTCCCCATTCACGTCCCTGCGGACCCGGAACGCCGTCCCGGTTCAGTTCCATCGCGATCGTGCGTGAGGACTTGCCGCGCGTGTAATCGGTGAAGATCCGTCTGATCGTGCGGGCTTCTTCCTCGTTGATGGTCCGGTCGCCGCGAATGCGCTCACCCTTCGCGTCAAACTGGCGCACAACGTCATAGCCATAGGAATTGCCACCGCCGGACTTGCCGTCCTCGACGCGTCCGCGCAGACCACGGCGCACCTTCTCGGCGAGATCCTTAAGGAACAGGGCGTTCATCGTACCCTTGAGGCCGATATGCAGGTGTGTGACATCGCCCTCGGAAAGGGTGATGATCCGCACGCCGGAGAAGGTCATCCGCTTGAACAGGCCGGCGATATCTTCCTGGTCGCGCGACAACCGGTCCATGGCTTCGGCCAGCACGATCGTGAAGCGGCCGCGTGTGGCGTCCTGGATCAGTTCCTGTATGCCGGGGCGAAGCAGGGAGGCACCCGAGATCGCCCGGTCCGTGTAGCTGTCGACGATCGTCCAGCCCTGCTTTTTCGCGTGAAGCCGGCAGAGGCGCAACTGATCCTCGATCGAGGCGTCACGCTGGTTTTCGGACGAATAGCGGGCGTAGAGCGCGACTTTCACAATCCCCATCTCCCTACTCCTGGAGATCGCGTCGCTTCGCGGCCTCCACTTCAGCGTTGACGAAATCCCGTGCGGCCTGACGGGCCAGAAGCCGGACCAGACTGACCAGCCGCGGATCGGCTCCACTGCGCAATGGGGTCACGTAGGCGTCCGGGGCGTCGAGAACGAGCCGCAGCTTGCCAGCTATCGTATCGCGTTGGCGTGCCATCTTCCCGTCCTTTCTGCATGGACCATCGGTTAGCTCTGAAAGCACTGTGGATGTCGGACGGGATAGGCGCGAACAGAAAAATACACGGAAACAATGGGATGGAGCGCAGGAAGAGGGCTTCGGGATAGTCGCGAATACGCGCGGCTATCGTGGTCGGCACTATCACAAATTGGTGATGAAGCGACTATAATAGTCGCAATGTATCGCGGTGTGCATCGACTCGCAGGTTGGTTGGCACGGAACTGCATTCCGTGAAGCCGCATCTACGCGGTTCCGTGGATGCGATCCGGCGTCTGGTGGGGCCGGAAGAGAGGAAGAGGGACGTGGGGTTTTCGTGACGGATTCAGGGGTGGGAGAGAGGCTTCCGCCCGTCCGTCACGGAGTGTTCCGCCATGGCGAGCGCCATCCAGAAAATCGCCCTTAATGCGTCCCGTGATATTCCTTTCAACAGGCTGGTGCTGTCGCAGTCCAACGTGCGGCGTGTGAAGGCCGGCCTGTCGATCGAGGAACTGGCCCGGGACATCGAACGTCGCGGGTTGCTCCAGAGCCTCAACGTCCGCCCCGTCCTGAACGGGGAGGGGGCAGAAACCGGCGCCTATGAAGTGCCGGCCGGCGGCCGCCGGTTCCGCGCTCTCGAACTTCTGGTGAAGCAGAAGAAATTGGTGAAGACGGCCCCAGTGCCCTGTGTCGTGCGCGAGGCCGGCTCGACCATTCTCGCCGAGGATGATTCCCTGGCCGAGAACGTCCAACGCGTGGCCCTGCATCCGCTGGATCAGTTCCGCGCCTTTCGCGACATGCTGGAGAAGGGCATGTCCGAGGAAGAAATCGCTGCCGCGTTCTTCGTCGTGCCGGCCGTGGTGAAGCAGCGCCTGCGCCTGATGACCGTTTCGGACAAGCTGCTTGAGATCTATGAGCAGGATGGCATGAAGCTCGACCAGCTCATGGCCTTTTCGATCAGCGATGACCACACCCGTCAGGAACAGGTCTGGGAGATTATTGCCCAGAGCCATAACCGCGAGCCCTATCTGATCCGCCGCATGCTGACGGAGAAGACCGTGCGGGCATCGGATCGCCGCGTGCGTTTCGTTGGGCTGGAGGCTTATCTGGCGGCAGGCGGCCACGTCATGCGTGACCTGTTCGAGGCTGACGATGGCGGCTGGCTGCAGGATCCGGCGCTGCTCGACCGGCTGGTGATGGAAAAACTGACCGGGGCAGCGGAAGACATCCGTGCCGAAGGCTGGAAATGGGTCGAGACGGCCCTGTCTTTCCCCTGGGGGCACACGCGGGACTTCGTGGAGATCGAGGGCACGCCTGTTGCGCTTTCGGAGGAAGAAGCCGGCCGTCTAATCGCGCTGCATAGCGAGCAGGAGGCCATCGAGGCGGAATACGCGCAGGCCGATGAGTTCCCGGAGGAAATCGACGCGCGCCTCGGTGAAATCGAGCAGGCCAT
This genomic stretch from Gluconacetobacter diazotrophicus PA1 5 harbors:
- a CDS encoding ParB/RepB/Spo0J family partition protein codes for the protein MASAIQKIALNASRDIPFNRLVLSQSNVRRVKAGLSIEELARDIERRGLLQSLNVRPVLNGEGAETGAYEVPAGGRRFRALELLVKQKKLVKTAPVPCVVREAGSTILAEDDSLAENVQRVALHPLDQFRAFRDMLEKGMSEEEIAAAFFVVPAVVKQRLRLMTVSDKLLEIYEQDGMKLDQLMAFSISDDHTRQEQVWEIIAQSHNREPYLIRRMLTEKTVRASDRRVRFVGLEAYLAAGGHVMRDLFEADDGGWLQDPALLDRLVMEKLTGAAEDIRAEGWKWVETALSFPWGHTRDFVEIEGTPVALSEEEAGRLIALHSEQEAIEAEYAQADEFPEEIDARLGEIEQAIEALEERPVSFDPVDMERAGAFVSLDTDGTLLVERGFVRPEDVPAEPEDGHDASEGDDDAVVCHSAGDDGEGGLRESGPDAEPEEEDGLKPLSDRLLTELTAWRTLALRDAFAANPHIALTELLHTLVRDLYWQVSSVDCLEAYVREIPLRVHSPDMPGSLPAHALRQRNEGWKHDLPEDEDALWQWLDRMDDTSRLALLAHCLSFGINALHESSHGPSLARSVRERLARADRLATALTLDLAEAGWQATVENYLGRVTKARILEAVREARGDEAADRIAHLKKADMAQAAERLLEGSGWLPEALRTAHAPERTEREEGAARMTDSPDAVAAE
- a CDS encoding recombinase family protein; this encodes MKVALYARYSSENQRDASIEDQLRLCRLHAKKQGWTIVDSYTDRAISGASLLRPGIQELIQDATRGRFTIVLAEAMDRLSRDQEDIAGLFKRMTFSGVRIITLSEGDVTHLHIGLKGTMNALFLKDLAEKVRRGLRGRVEDGKSGGGNSYGYDVVRQFDAKGERIRGDRTINEEEARTIRRIFTDYTRGKSSRTIAMELNRDGVPGPQGREWGPSTIHGNRERGTGVLNNEMYVGKLVWNRLRYLKDPDTGKRVSRLNPESEWVIQEVPELRIVEQDLWDAVKARQAETTFSQPERGNEALSERRRPRHLFAGLIRCGCCGGGYSMISKDLLGCSTARNKGTCDNRLNIRRDALEASVLSGLRTHLMEPDLFKEFCNEFTREVNRLRMEHGADLVAMRAELPRIDRELAKLLTALKAGGPIQAIVDDMKRLEARKAEVTERLANTEEPPPLLHPNMAEIYQQRIASLYESLQAEDTKTEAAERLRTLVSQITLQPADGELAIVLRGDLAAILQFAAHKKNATAHPDSGVLDAFVSQVSLVAGTGFEPVTFRL